Sequence from the Gemmatimonadales bacterium genome:
TCGTGGGCCCGAACGGAAGCGGCAAGTCGACGCTCCTCCGGGCGCTGCTCGGCCTTGCCGAACTCGAGTCAGGGACGGTGACGCTCAAAGGCCGCCTGTTGGCCGACTGGCGGAGACCGGAGATCGCCACGGTCCTTGGGGTGGTGAGTCAGCGGGAGGAGATCCTCTTCCCGCTCACTGTGGAAGAAGCCGTCCTCATGGCCCGCTACGCGCGCCTTGGACCGCTGGCGCCTCCCGGCGAGCGCGATCGGGCCGCCGTACGCGACGCGCTCGAGCGGTGTGACGCCTGGTCGCTTCGGCACCGCCGGACGGAAACGCTCTCCGGCGGTGAATGGCAGCGGGTCCGGGTGGCGCGGGCCCTGGCCCAGGAACCCGAAGCCCTGCTCCTCGATGAGCCGACCGTGGCGCTCGACGTGCGCCACGAGATGGAGGTCTTCGAGCTGGTGCGCGCCCTGGTCGACGCCGGACTCGGGGCGCTGGTCATCACGCACCACCTCAACCTCGCGGCGCGGTACGCCGACGAGCTGCTGCTGCTCAACGAAGGCAGGGAAGTGGCGCACGGGACACCCGCCGAGGTGCTGCGCGAGGAAACGCTCTCATCCGTCTTCCAGTGGCCCGTGGCGGTATCGCCGTGGCGAGACGGCGCGCCACAGGTGGTTCCCCTCCGTCCCACGGAGGTGCAGCGTCCATGAAGGCGGCGATCGTCGCGCTGGCGTTCGCGATGTCCGTCCCTGTGCTCCTCCCGGCCCAGGCGCCGGGGATCGTCGAGGGACAGGTGCTGGATGCGGCCACTGGCGCGCCGGTCACCTCGGCCAAGGTGGAGATCGCATCGGTGTCTGGCGCCGTCGGCGCGGACGGGCGGTTTCGCCTCGGTGGACTGCCACTCGGCCCCGCGGTCCTCGTCGTGACGGCGGTTGGCTATCGCCCGAACCGCACTGAGTTCGAACTGCTCCCTG
This genomic interval carries:
- a CDS encoding ABC transporter ATP-binding protein, producing the protein MTLRGVNLGVRYPGAPLPALRQVNCEVAPGRLLAVVGPNGSGKSTLLRALLGLAELESGTVTLKGRLLADWRRPEIATVLGVVSQREEILFPLTVEEAVLMARYARLGPLAPPGERDRAAVRDALERCDAWSLRHRRTETLSGGEWQRVRVARALAQEPEALLLDEPTVALDVRHEMEVFELVRALVDAGLGALVITHHLNLAARYADELLLLNEGREVAHGTPAEVLREETLSSVFQWPVAVSPWRDGAPQVVPLRPTEVQRP